The DNA sequence AGGAAAGGGATAAAAATACCTTCTTACCATTTTGGAACATTGACCGCAAACGTAATTCAAAAACCGTATCGTTTGCTTATCCCTTGTTTTGGTTACTTCACTACAAAACGGGTAATTCCAGGAAAACAGATACCATACGGTTTTTGCCTTTTTACTGGAAACGTGATGAATATCTGATTCATGAGGGAAAATACACCAGACTAAGACAAATCTGGCCTTTTTATAAACGAGAAAAAGAGACTGATCATTCCACAAATTTTGAAGTATTCTCTCTCTATCCATTCTTAGATGATGAGTCATGGGAAAGAAACTGGAAACCGTTCTTTCATATGTATGAACGGAGAAATGATAAGACATCCAAGAGAAAAACAACACGCCTGTTGTGGAGGCTCTATCATACAGAAAACAGTGAGCGACTTTCCTATCTGGAGATGGCACCCTTTTTCTCTCTCTATAAAAATAAAAATAACAACATTACCTGTTTCTCTCTCTTCTGTAATATCTTTCAATATAAGAAAAAAGAAACAGATCGATATATTAAGCTATTGTATCTCGTAAAAATACCTTTGACTCTTACAGCGAAAAATGAGAAGGTAGCCATAGAGCAAAAGGAATAAGATTCTCGATAAAGAGGAATTTTCATAATTATGGCAAATCCAATAGCATATATAGGGATAAAAGCGCTTACCTTATTTCAATTGACAGGTGAATTACTCCAGCTTTTTGCCAGCACCCTCTATTGGTGTAAATATGCCTTCGGAAATATAGACAAAATTTTCCACTTTATGGTAAAAATGGGGGTTAACACGTTACCAATCGCCACCTTTACTTCGCTCTTTGTGGGAATGGTTATGGTGCTTCAAACTGGTTATACTTTGGAAAAATTCGGCATGGCAGAATCTCTGGGCGCCATCGTCCCTATTGCAATGGCAAGGGAATTAGGTCCGGTACTCACTGCGCTCTTACTCGCGGGCAGGATTGGTGCTGCAATTACCGCTGAAATCGGCACCATGACGGTATCAGAAGAGGTAGACGCACTGAAGACCCTGGGCATTAATCCGGTAAGATATCTCGCAATGCCCCGCTTCCTGGCTTGTTTATGTATGCTACCTGTTCTCGTTATCTATGCAGATGTGATAGGTATTCTGGGTGGTGCATCTGTAGCTGCAACTTATTTCCACATCCCTACAAAAATATATTTTGATCGTATGGCAGAAAGCCTGCAATTTATTGATATTATTAAGGGACTGACAAAGGCAGCGGTTTTTGGTGCTACGATAGCCATTGTAGGATGCCGTTATGGTTTGGAGGCTAAAGGAGGGGCTGCTGGTGTGGGTGAAGCGACAACGAGATCTGTGGTCTGCTCATTTGTTACTATATATATATTGAATTATTTTATCACAAGATTATGGCTGTAAACGCTATTGAAATCGATATCCAGAAACTCAATAAATCCTTTCGTAGCTTTCAGGTATTAAAGGATCTCGATTTACAGATACGGGCAAGTGAGACGACGGTGATTATGGGTGGCAGTGGAACAGGAAAAAGCGTCCTGCTAAAACACATTATTGGATTAATCCGTCCGGATTCTGGGAAGATATTCATACGGGGTGTAGATGTTACAACACAAAAAGGCCCTGCGTTAGATACCATCAGAAGCCGGTTCGCTATGGTATTTCAATCTGCTGCATTGCTAAATTCACTTACTGTTGCTGAAAATGTTGGATTAGGACTCAAAGAACAACGT is a window from the Candidatus Jettenia sp. genome containing:
- a CDS encoding ABC transporter permease, which codes for MANPIAYIGIKALTLFQLTGELLQLFASTLYWCKYAFGNIDKIFHFMVKMGVNTLPIATFTSLFVGMVMVLQTGYTLEKFGMAESLGAIVPIAMARELGPVLTALLLAGRIGAAITAEIGTMTVSEEVDALKTLGINPVRYLAMPRFLACLCMLPVLVIYADVIGILGGASVAATYFHIPTKIYFDRMAESLQFIDIIKGLTKAAVFGATIAIVGCRYGLEAKGGAAGVGEATTRSVVCSFVTIYILNYFITRLWL